The proteins below come from a single Alligator mississippiensis isolate rAllMis1 chromosome 2, rAllMis1, whole genome shotgun sequence genomic window:
- the EIF5 gene encoding eukaryotic translation initiation factor 5, translating to MSVNVNRSVSDQFYRYKMPRLIAKVEGKGNGIKTVIVNMVDVAKALNRPPTYPTKFFGCELGAQTQFDVKNDRYIVNGSHEANKLQDMLDGFIKKFVLCPECENPETDLHVNTKKQTIGNSCKACGYRGMLDTNHKLCTFILKNPPESSDAGTGKKEKEKKNRKGKDKENGSVSSNETPPPPPPPEEITPPQLAEDDDDDWGEDTTEEAQRRRMDEISDHAKNLTLSDDLERTVEERVNILFDFVKKKKEEGVIDASDKDIIAEAERLDVKAMGPLVLTEVLFNEKIREQIKKYRRHFLRFCHNNKKAQRYLLHGFECVVAMHQAQLISKIPHILKEMYDADLLEEEVILGWAEKASKKYVSKELAKEIRVKAEPFIKWLKEAEEESSGGEEEEEDENIEVVYSPTASVPKVETVKPANKDEDIDIDAI from the exons ATGTCTGTCAACGTCAACCGCAGTGTTTCAGATCAGTTCTATCGCTACAAAATGCCCCGTCTGATTGCCAAg GTTGAGGGCAAAGGAAATGGAATAAAGACAGTTATAGTCAACATGGTTGACGTTGCAAAGGCGCTTAATCGGCCTCCAACGT ATCCTACCAAATTTTTTGGTTGTGAGCTGGGAGCACAGACCCAGTTTGATGTTAAGAATGACCGTTACATTGTCAATGGATCTCACGAGGCGAATAAGCTGCAAGACATGTTGGATGGATTCATTAAAAAATTTGTTCTCTGTCCTGAGTGTGAGAATCCTGAAACTGATCTG CATGTCAATACTAAGAAACAAACTATAGGCAACTCTTGCAAAGCCTGTGGCTATCGAGGCATGCTTGACACGAACCATAAACTCTGCACGTTCATTCTCAAAAACCCACCTG AGAGCAGTGATGCTGGcacaggaaagaaggaaaaagagaagaagaatcgtaaaggcaaagataaagagaATGGTTCTGTGTCTAGCAATGAGacgccacctccacccccaccaccagaggAGATTACTCCTCCACAGTTAGCG gaagatgatgatgatgactggGGTGAGGACACAACTGAAGAAGCCCAGAGGCGCAGAATGGATGAAATTAGTGATCATGCAAAAAACCTCACGCTTAGTGATGACCTGGAAAGAACAGTGGAAGAGCGAGTCAACATACTATTTGACTTCGTTAAG aaaaagaaggaagaaggtGTCATTGATGCTTCTGACAAAGACATTATAGCAGAAGCAGAGAGACTGGATGTAAAGGCTATGGGCCCTCTAGTTTTGACTGAAGTCCTCTTCAATGAGAAGATACGGGAACAAATAAAGAAATACAGGCGTCATTTCCTACGT TTCTGCCACAACAACAAGAAAGCTCAGAGATACCTTCTCCATGGCTTTGAGTGTGTAGTAGCCATGCATCAAGCTCAGCTTATTTCAAAAATTCCCCATATCCTGAAAGAAATGTATGATGCAGATCTTCTGGAAGAAGAGGTCATTCTTGGCTGGGCAGAAAAG GCTTCTAAGAAATATGTCTCTAAAGAGCTTGCCAAAGAGATACGTGTCAAAGCAGAGCCTTTTATCAAATGGCTgaaggaagctgaggaagagtCATCtggtggtgaggaggaggaggaagatgagaaCATTGAG GTGGTATACTCTCCAACTGCCAGTGTTCCTAAAGTTGAAACTGTGAAGCCTGCAAATAAGGACGAAGATATTGATATTGATGCCATTTAG